A genomic segment from Pseudomonas sp. S09G 359 encodes:
- a CDS encoding LTA synthase family protein, whose protein sequence is MANPDALSQQRASNRLLQPTVKSHLAYTLLCALVMMVMFSLLRLALLVYNREMILDTPASTFLEAFANGLRLDIRLVVYLIIPLLLALFSVRAMAARGLFRLWLTVASSIALFLGLMEMDFYREFHQRLNGLVFQYVKEDPKTVMSMLWYGFPVVRYLLAWAVGTLILSIAFKGADRATRPRGPFSGGSVGTRQVAPWYSRIAVFVVCLLIAVVAARGTLRQGPPLRWGDVYTTDSNFANQLGLNGTLSLIGAAKARFGEDRSNIWKATLDQPLATQTVRDMLVLPQEKLVDTDIAAVRRDYTPPAEKTLPIKNVVVILMESFAGHSVGALGRPGNITPAFDKLSKEGLLFDRFFSNGTHTHQGMFATMACFPNLPGFEYLMQTPEGSHKLSGLPQLLSARDFNDVYVYNGDFAWDNQSGFFSNQGMTNFIGRNDFVDPVFSDPTWGVSDQDMFNRGLEELKAREGGKPFYALLQTLSNHTPYALPTPLPVEKVTDRGSLNEHLTAMRYSDWALGQFFEKARKEPYFKETLFVIVGDHGFGNEQQITEMDLGRFNVPMLMIAPGMQEKFGERDHTVGTQIDIVPTIMGRLGGDTLHQCWGRDLLNLPEGDKGFGVIKPSGSDQTVALVTADRILVLPKEMPPKLWEYELGANPTGKVIPESPDEAALKQKLESFLQTATKSLLDNTAGVVNGKPD, encoded by the coding sequence ATGGCAAACCCGGACGCCCTGAGTCAGCAGCGAGCTTCTAATCGCCTGCTGCAACCGACCGTCAAATCCCATCTGGCGTACACGCTGCTCTGCGCACTGGTCATGATGGTGATGTTCTCCCTGCTGCGCCTGGCGCTGCTGGTGTACAACCGCGAGATGATCCTCGACACGCCGGCCTCGACCTTCCTCGAAGCGTTCGCCAACGGCCTGCGTCTCGATATCCGCCTGGTGGTGTACCTGATCATTCCGTTGCTGCTGGCGCTGTTCAGCGTCCGGGCCATGGCGGCGCGTGGGCTGTTCCGGCTCTGGCTGACGGTTGCGTCGAGCATTGCGCTGTTCCTTGGCCTGATGGAGATGGACTTCTACCGCGAGTTCCACCAGCGCCTCAACGGCCTGGTGTTCCAGTACGTGAAGGAAGACCCGAAAACCGTGATGAGCATGCTCTGGTACGGTTTCCCAGTGGTGCGCTACCTGCTGGCCTGGGCCGTGGGCACGCTGATCCTGAGCATCGCGTTCAAAGGCGCAGACCGCGCCACTCGCCCGCGCGGCCCATTCAGCGGTGGCAGCGTCGGCACGCGCCAGGTTGCGCCGTGGTACAGCCGCATCGCGGTGTTCGTGGTCTGCCTGTTGATCGCCGTGGTTGCCGCCCGTGGCACCCTGCGCCAAGGCCCGCCGCTGCGTTGGGGCGATGTGTACACCACCGACTCGAACTTCGCCAACCAGTTGGGCCTCAATGGCACCTTGTCGTTGATTGGCGCAGCCAAGGCGCGGTTTGGTGAAGACCGTTCCAATATCTGGAAGGCGACCCTCGACCAACCGCTGGCCACCCAGACCGTGCGTGACATGCTGGTGCTGCCGCAAGAGAAGCTGGTGGATACCGACATCGCCGCCGTGCGCCGTGACTACACACCACCGGCCGAGAAGACCCTGCCGATCAAGAACGTGGTCGTGATCCTGATGGAAAGCTTCGCCGGTCACTCGGTAGGCGCATTGGGCCGCCCGGGCAACATCACGCCAGCCTTCGACAAATTGTCCAAGGAAGGCCTGCTGTTCGACCGTTTCTTCTCCAACGGTACCCACACCCACCAGGGTATGTTTGCCACTATGGCTTGCTTCCCGAACCTGCCAGGCTTCGAATACCTGATGCAGACCCCGGAAGGCAGCCACAAGCTGTCCGGCTTGCCGCAGTTGCTCAGCGCCCGTGACTTTAACGACGTGTATGTCTACAACGGCGACTTCGCCTGGGACAACCAGTCGGGCTTCTTCAGCAACCAGGGCATGACCAACTTCATCGGGCGTAACGACTTCGTCGACCCGGTGTTCTCCGACCCGACGTGGGGCGTGTCCGACCAGGACATGTTCAACCGTGGCCTGGAAGAGTTGAAAGCCCGTGAAGGCGGCAAGCCGTTCTACGCACTGCTGCAAACCCTGTCCAACCACACGCCGTATGCGTTGCCGACGCCATTGCCGGTCGAGAAAGTCACCGACCGTGGCAGCCTCAACGAGCATTTGACGGCCATGCGCTACTCCGACTGGGCCCTGGGCCAGTTCTTTGAAAAGGCCCGTAAAGAGCCGTACTTCAAGGAAACCCTGTTCGTGATCGTGGGCGACCACGGCTTCGGCAACGAACAGCAGATCACCGAGATGGACCTGGGCCGCTTCAACGTGCCGATGCTGATGATCGCACCGGGCATGCAGGAGAAATTCGGCGAGCGTGACCACACCGTGGGCACTCAGATCGACATCGTGCCGACCATTATGGGCCGCCTCGGTGGCGACACCCTGCACCAGTGCTGGGGTCGCGACCTGCTGAACCTGCCGGAAGGCGACAAGGGCTTTGGCGTGATCAAGCCGTCGGGCAGCGACCAGACCGTTGCACTGGTTACCGCTGACCGCATCCTGGTACTGCCTAAGGAAATGCCACCGAAGCTGTGGGAATACGAACTGGGCGCCAACCCGACCGGTAAAGTGATTCCTGAGTCCCCGGACGAGGCGGCGTTGAAGCAGAAACTCGAGTCGTTCCTGCAAACCGCGACCAAGAGCCTGTTGGATAACACCGCCGGTGTAGTTAACGGTAAGCCGGACTAA
- a CDS encoding PLDc N-terminal domain-containing protein produces MGSTFNSLIGLIILALDIWAIINVFKSGASTGAKVLWILLILLLPVLGLIIWAIAGPRGNVRI; encoded by the coding sequence ATGGGTTCCACCTTTAATAGCTTGATCGGGCTGATCATCCTCGCGCTGGACATCTGGGCGATCATCAATGTGTTCAAAAGCGGCGCCAGCACGGGCGCCAAAGTGTTGTGGATCCTGTTGATCCTGTTGCTGCCGGTGCTGGGCCTGATCATCTGGGCGATTGCCGGGCCGCGCGGTAACGTGCGGATCTGA
- a CDS encoding ankyrin repeat domain-containing protein, whose translation MSDQPKQMTEDEAAEFAEQVFDVARRGDAAMLAALLAKGLPANLRNHNGDTLLMLAAYHGHAEAVKVLLEFKADPLIANDKNQLPIAGAAFKGNLPVVKALIEGGTPVEAASSDGRTALMLAAMFNRVEMLDYLLGQGANPKATDAQGATALAAAQTMGAADTAAQLQKLV comes from the coding sequence ATGTCAGACCAGCCTAAACAAATGACCGAAGACGAAGCCGCCGAGTTTGCCGAACAGGTCTTCGACGTGGCCCGCCGTGGCGACGCGGCGATGCTCGCGGCGCTGCTGGCCAAGGGCTTGCCAGCCAACTTGCGCAATCACAACGGCGATACCTTGCTGATGCTGGCGGCCTACCACGGCCATGCCGAGGCGGTAAAAGTGCTGTTGGAGTTCAAGGCCGACCCGCTGATCGCCAATGACAAGAACCAACTGCCGATTGCCGGCGCGGCCTTCAAGGGCAACCTGCCCGTGGTCAAGGCATTGATCGAAGGTGGCACGCCCGTGGAGGCGGCATCGTCCGACGGCCGTACCGCACTGATGCTGGCAGCCATGTTCAACCGCGTGGAAATGCTCGACTACCTGCTCGGCCAAGGCGCCAACCCCAAGGCCACCGATGCCCAGGGTGCAACCGCGCTGGCAGCCGCGCAAACCATGGGCGCAGCGGATACGGCGGCGCAGTTGCAGAAACTGGTGTAG
- a CDS encoding long-chain-acyl-CoA synthetase, which produces MSHPQNDMITWSMMLRKVPAIVRALPRVVRGMRAANVTDPEQSCGLGWHFEQATLRNPDGAALLYADQVISYREANRRANRLAHHLQAEGIGKGDVVALFIENRPELLLSVLAVAKLGGICTMLNTAQTQSALVHSLNLVNPVAIVVGAELVAAYDAVRDQVQIPAQRTWFVADQQAGATPAGYIDVLAASAECPEANPTSTAHIYFNDPCFYIYTSGTTGLPKAGIMKHGRWTKTAVSFGSIALDMGPDDVVYCTLPLYHATGLCVCWGSAIVGASGFAIRRKFSASQFWDDARKFKATTLGYVGELCRYLLDQPAADNDRDNRVTKMVGNGLRPGVWAQFKARYGVEHICELYAASDGNIGFTNVLNFDNTIGFCLQHWALVDYAHGSGEPVRGADGFMRKVQTGGQGLLLARIDEKSPFDGYTDPEKNRKVILTDVFEKGDRYFNTGDLLRSIGFGHAQFVDRLGDTYRWKGENVSTTEVENVLLQHPQIAEVVAYGVEIENTNGRAGMVAITPSESLASLDMRELLQFAHGQLPHYAVPLFLRVKVKMETTGTFKYQKVRLKEEAFDPDKAGNDPVYAWLPGSDCYVPVTGQLLAQIQGGQFRY; this is translated from the coding sequence ATGAGCCATCCGCAAAATGACATGATCACCTGGAGCATGATGCTGCGTAAGGTGCCCGCCATTGTTCGCGCGTTGCCGCGGGTGGTCCGCGGCATGCGTGCCGCGAATGTTACCGACCCCGAGCAATCCTGCGGCCTGGGCTGGCACTTTGAGCAAGCCACGCTGCGCAACCCGGATGGCGCCGCGCTGCTCTACGCTGACCAGGTCATCAGCTACCGCGAAGCCAACAGGCGCGCCAACCGCCTGGCGCATCACCTGCAGGCTGAAGGCATCGGCAAGGGCGACGTGGTGGCGCTGTTTATCGAAAACCGTCCCGAACTGCTACTGAGCGTGCTGGCCGTGGCCAAGCTGGGTGGTATCTGCACGATGCTCAATACCGCGCAGACGCAAAGTGCCCTGGTGCATAGCCTGAACCTGGTCAACCCAGTGGCGATTGTGGTGGGCGCGGAGTTGGTCGCCGCTTACGACGCCGTACGCGACCAGGTGCAGATCCCTGCGCAGCGCACCTGGTTTGTCGCCGACCAGCAGGCCGGGGCGACGCCTGCGGGCTATATCGACGTGCTGGCCGCCAGTGCCGAATGCCCCGAGGCCAACCCCACCAGCACGGCGCACATCTACTTCAACGACCCGTGCTTCTATATCTACACCTCCGGTACCACCGGCTTGCCCAAGGCCGGCATCATGAAACACGGGCGCTGGACCAAAACCGCCGTGAGTTTCGGCAGTATCGCCCTGGACATGGGCCCGGATGACGTCGTGTATTGCACCTTGCCGCTGTACCACGCCACTGGCCTGTGCGTGTGCTGGGGCTCGGCGATTGTGGGGGCGTCGGGTTTCGCCATTCGCCGCAAGTTCAGCGCCAGCCAGTTCTGGGATGATGCGCGCAAATTCAAGGCGACCACCCTCGGTTATGTCGGTGAGCTGTGCCGTTACCTGCTCGACCAGCCTGCCGCCGACAACGACCGTGATAACCGCGTGACCAAGATGGTCGGCAACGGCCTGCGCCCTGGCGTGTGGGCGCAGTTCAAGGCGCGTTACGGCGTGGAGCATATTTGCGAGTTGTACGCGGCCAGTGATGGCAACATCGGTTTTACCAACGTATTGAATTTCGACAACACCATTGGCTTCTGCCTGCAGCATTGGGCACTGGTGGACTACGCCCACGGCAGCGGCGAGCCGGTCCGCGGCGCCGATGGCTTTATGCGTAAGGTGCAAACCGGCGGGCAGGGCCTGTTGCTGGCCAGGATCGATGAGAAGTCGCCCTTTGACGGCTACACCGACCCGGAAAAGAACCGCAAGGTGATCCTCACCGACGTGTTTGAAAAGGGTGACCGCTACTTCAATACCGGTGATCTGTTGCGCAGCATCGGCTTTGGCCATGCGCAATTCGTCGATCGGCTGGGCGACACCTATCGCTGGAAGGGTGAAAACGTTTCCACCACCGAGGTCGAGAATGTGCTGTTGCAACACCCGCAGATCGCCGAAGTGGTGGCCTATGGTGTCGAGATTGAAAACACCAATGGCCGCGCAGGCATGGTGGCCATCACCCCGAGTGAGTCCCTGGCGTCCCTGGACATGCGCGAGTTGCTGCAATTTGCCCACGGCCAGTTGCCGCACTATGCGGTGCCACTGTTCCTGCGGGTCAAGGTGAAGATGGAAACTACCGGCACCTTCAAATACCAGAAGGTGCGGCTCAAGGAAGAGGCGTTCGACCCGGACAAGGCCGGCAATGATCCGGTGTACGCCTGGCTGCCGGGGTCGGACTGCTACGTTCCGGTGACCGGGCAGTTGCTGGCGCAGATCCAGGGTGGCCAGTTCCGCTATTGA
- a CDS encoding DUF3509 domain-containing protein, which produces MSLIQDKFASVFSNYDVTTQPRPDGGILLTLRNSEGKQVKRSISYQQLHTADQLTWVISAIRRDLAEQASELPQISMLQSQNRFALPTYHSA; this is translated from the coding sequence ATGAGCCTGATCCAAGATAAATTCGCTTCAGTATTCTCCAACTACGACGTCACCACCCAGCCACGCCCGGACGGCGGTATCCTGTTGACCCTGCGCAACAGCGAAGGCAAGCAGGTCAAGCGTTCGATCTCGTACCAACAGTTACACACCGCCGATCAACTGACGTGGGTGATCAGCGCCATTCGCCGTGACCTGGCGGAACAAGCCAGTGAGCTGCCGCAGATTTCGATGCTGCAAAGCCAGAACCGCTTTGCCCTGCCGACCTACCATTCGGCATAA
- a CDS encoding response regulator transcription factor, which yields MRGPKECCATSYSLPNTVRRRLSLSGKPLTPTELEILRWASEGKTVWEISQIRATSEATVKFHLRNIYGKLDVNNRVQAMNEAARLGLC from the coding sequence ATGAGAGGCCCGAAGGAATGTTGTGCAACGTCGTATTCCTTACCCAACACTGTCAGACGGCGCCTTAGCCTGTCCGGAAAGCCCTTGACCCCCACGGAGTTGGAGATACTGCGATGGGCCTCTGAGGGCAAGACGGTCTGGGAGATCAGCCAGATACGTGCCACTTCCGAAGCCACGGTGAAATTTCACTTGCGCAATATCTACGGCAAGCTGGACGTCAACAACCGTGTGCAGGCGATGAACGAAGCAGCCCGCTTGGGACTGTGCTGA
- a CDS encoding acireductone dioxygenase has product MSYVAVYPVASPDTPNKVLTHLDDIAATLAEHGVRFERWLPAPIEQGASDAQLIAAYQAQIDALGYARVEVLSVTGDAVQKDELRAQFLDERRYSEDDARFFIAGQGLFTLHIGDYVYAVRCEKNDLLVVPAGMAHWFDMGENPHFVALRLFNTAQGWVPELTGDEIARRFPGLDD; this is encoded by the coding sequence ATGAGTTACGTCGCCGTCTACCCCGTCGCTTCACCGGACACGCCGAACAAGGTCCTGACCCATCTCGACGACATTGCCGCAACCCTCGCAGAACATGGCGTGCGGTTCGAGCGCTGGTTGCCCGCGCCGATTGAGCAGGGCGCCAGCGATGCGCAACTGATCGCCGCCTACCAGGCGCAGATCGATGCCCTTGGCTACGCCCGTGTGGAGGTGCTCAGCGTCACGGGCGACGCGGTGCAGAAAGACGAATTGCGCGCCCAGTTCCTCGATGAGCGCCGCTACAGCGAAGACGACGCGCGTTTCTTCATCGCCGGCCAAGGTCTGTTCACGCTGCACATCGGCGACTACGTGTATGCGGTTCGCTGTGAGAAAAACGACCTGCTGGTGGTTCCGGCGGGTATGGCGCATTGGTTTGATATGGGCGAGAACCCGCATTTTGTGGCGCTGCGGCTATTCAATACCGCTCAAGGCTGGGTGCCTGAACTGACGGGTGATGAGATCGCCCGGCGTTTTCCTGGGTTGGACGATTAA